From the Megasphaera vaginalis (ex Bordigoni et al. 2020) genome, one window contains:
- the lexA gene encoding transcriptional repressor LexA, with translation MLNNEKLLNHRQRQILEYIRSCVHQNGYPPSIREICSSVGLSSTATVYSHLKSLEENGLIRRGSSKNRTIELLDEGSWRSKKVVPVPIVGQVRAGVPVLAEEVIEDVYPFPAEFIGDDDCFMLTVRGDSMRDAGILEGDWLIVRKQDLARNGEIVVAMLEDEATVKRYYLEKDCVRLQPENDAYEPIYTRNCKILGKVIGVFRLY, from the coding sequence ATGCTGAATAATGAAAAACTCTTAAATCACAGGCAACGTCAGATTCTGGAATATATCCGCAGTTGTGTCCATCAGAACGGCTATCCGCCTTCGATTCGTGAAATTTGCAGTTCCGTCGGTCTCAGTTCTACGGCGACCGTATATTCTCATTTGAAAAGTCTGGAAGAAAACGGTCTGATTCGTCGCGGTTCTTCCAAAAACCGTACCATCGAGTTGCTCGATGAAGGTTCGTGGCGGTCAAAAAAAGTTGTTCCCGTCCCTATCGTCGGCCAGGTGCGCGCCGGCGTTCCCGTTCTGGCGGAAGAAGTTATTGAAGATGTCTACCCCTTTCCTGCCGAATTTATCGGCGATGACGACTGCTTTATGCTGACCGTTCGCGGCGACAGTATGCGCGATGCCGGTATACTGGAAGGCGACTGGCTTATTGTGCGAAAACAGGATCTGGCGCGAAACGGCGAGATTGTCGTGGCCATGCTTGAAGATGAAGCGACGGTTAAGCGCTACTATTTGGAAAAGGACTGCGTTCGTCTGCAGCCGGAAAATGATGCCTATGAACCCATCTACACGCGTAACTGTAAGATTCTCGGCAAGGTTATCGGCGTTTTCCGCCTGTATTGA
- a CDS encoding phosphoribosylaminoimidazolesuccinocarboxamide synthase translates to MKEYKPYKSGKVREVYDAGDSIIMVATDRISAFDHILKNKITQKGAILTQMSKFWFDFTKDILPNHMLSVDTADMPEFFQQEQFAGNSMKCRKLTMIPMECIVRGYITGSGWESYQENGTVCGITLPAGLRESQKLPEAIFTPSTKAEIGDHDENVSLEQGIAYLEKEFPGKGREYAEKIRDYTLALYKKCADYALSRGIIIADTKFEFGLDEEGQIVLGDEMLTPDSSRFWPLKGYEAGKSQPSYDKQFVRDWLKAHPDSDYLLPQDIIDKTIEKYKEAYQLLTGRDFR, encoded by the coding sequence ATGAAAGAATACAAACCGTATAAATCCGGGAAAGTGCGTGAAGTATATGATGCCGGTGACAGCATCATCATGGTGGCAACGGATCGAATTTCTGCATTCGACCATATCTTAAAAAACAAGATCACACAAAAAGGCGCTATCTTGACGCAAATGTCAAAATTCTGGTTTGATTTTACCAAGGATATCTTGCCGAACCATATGCTTTCAGTAGATACTGCCGATATGCCTGAATTTTTCCAACAGGAACAATTTGCGGGAAACAGCATGAAATGCCGAAAATTGACCATGATTCCTATGGAATGTATCGTTCGCGGTTATATTACCGGCAGCGGCTGGGAAAGCTATCAAGAAAACGGCACGGTCTGCGGCATTACGCTGCCGGCAGGTCTGCGTGAATCACAAAAATTGCCGGAAGCGATTTTTACGCCGAGCACCAAGGCGGAAATCGGTGATCACGACGAAAACGTCTCCTTAGAACAGGGGATTGCATATTTAGAAAAAGAATTCCCCGGAAAAGGGCGTGAATATGCCGAAAAAATTCGTGACTACACACTTGCCCTTTATAAAAAATGCGCAGATTATGCGCTTTCCCGCGGCATCATTATTGCCGATACGAAATTTGAATTCGGACTTGATGAAGAAGGGCAGATCGTCTTGGGTGACGAAATGCTGACGCCTGACAGTTCCCGCTTTTGGCCGCTCAAAGGCTATGAAGCCGGTAAATCGCAGCCTTCTTACGACAAACAATTTGTTCGCGACTGGTTGAAGGCACATCCGGATAGCGATTACCTCTTGCCGCAGGATATTATTGACAAAACGATTGAAAAATACAAAGAAGCCTATCAGTTATTGACGGGCCGGGACTTCCGATAA
- a CDS encoding NCS2 family permease: protein MENKEGFLDRLFHLQANGTSVKTELLAGITTFMTMAYILAVNPTILSGAGMDKGAVLTATALASCLGTLLMAVLANYPFALAPGMGLNAFFAYTVVLQMGYSWQMALSAVFVEGIIFVILSLTNIREALFNAIPMNLKKAVSAGIGLFIALIGLLNAQIIVANPATKISLFSFKQSVAAGTFQTTGITVLLAMAGIIFTAIMMVRKVRGNILWGILFTWILGIICEMTGLYVPNPEMHMYSVIPNLSAGAAAFMPASLSPILGQLDFSNMFSIDFFVVMFAFLFVDIFDTLGTLIGVSSKADMLDSEGKLPRIKGALLADAFATTFGALMGTSTTTTYVESATGVSEGGRTGLTAVFVAIFFALSLVLSPFFMAIPAFATAPALVIVGFLMLTAVTGIAFDDLRESIPAYIAIIAMPFCYSISEGISFGVISYVVINFCTGRRDKISILMYILAILFIGKYIFL from the coding sequence ATGGAGAACAAAGAAGGATTTCTGGATCGATTGTTCCATTTGCAGGCAAACGGAACATCGGTCAAAACCGAATTGTTGGCAGGAATCACGACGTTCATGACGATGGCCTATATTTTGGCTGTCAATCCTACTATCCTGAGCGGTGCCGGCATGGACAAGGGCGCCGTACTTACGGCGACAGCGCTGGCATCCTGTCTGGGAACGTTGCTGATGGCCGTTTTGGCTAATTATCCCTTTGCACTGGCTCCCGGTATGGGGCTGAACGCTTTTTTCGCTTATACAGTCGTGTTGCAAATGGGGTATTCTTGGCAAATGGCATTATCGGCAGTTTTTGTAGAAGGTATTATTTTTGTCATTCTCTCTCTCACCAATATTCGCGAAGCCCTTTTTAACGCCATTCCGATGAACCTGAAAAAAGCCGTTTCCGCCGGTATCGGCTTATTTATAGCTTTGATCGGGCTTCTAAATGCGCAGATCATTGTTGCCAACCCGGCTACGAAGATATCACTCTTTTCCTTTAAGCAATCGGTTGCCGCCGGAACCTTTCAGACAACGGGCATCACAGTGCTTTTGGCTATGGCGGGCATCATTTTTACGGCGATTATGATGGTCAGAAAAGTACGCGGCAATATTCTTTGGGGCATCCTGTTTACGTGGATTCTCGGTATCATTTGTGAAATGACGGGCCTGTACGTTCCTAATCCGGAAATGCATATGTACAGCGTCATCCCCAATCTTTCAGCCGGCGCCGCCGCATTTATGCCGGCAAGCCTGTCGCCTATTTTGGGACAGCTGGATTTCAGCAATATGTTCAGCATCGACTTCTTCGTCGTCATGTTCGCCTTTCTTTTCGTCGATATTTTCGATACCTTGGGAACTCTGATCGGCGTTTCTTCCAAAGCGGATATGCTCGATAGCGAAGGCAAACTTCCCCGTATTAAAGGGGCCTTGTTGGCAGATGCTTTTGCAACGACCTTCGGCGCTTTAATGGGAACCAGCACGACGACGACTTACGTCGAAAGCGCTACCGGTGTCAGTGAAGGCGGACGGACCGGCCTGACCGCCGTCTTTGTAGCTATCTTCTTCGCTCTTTCTCTGGTTCTGTCGCCGTTCTTCATGGCAATCCCCGCTTTCGCTACGGCTCCGGCTCTGGTTATCGTCGGCTTCCTCATGCTCACTGCAGTAACCGGTATTGCCTTTGACGATCTGAGGGAATCCATTCCTGCTTACATTGCCATTATCGCCATGCCCTTCTGTTACAGTATCTCAGAAGGCATTTCCTTCGGCGTCATTTCGTATGTAGTGATCAATTTCTGTACAGGCCGTCGTGATAAAATCAGTATTTTAATGTATATTCTGGCGATTCTGTTTATCGGGAAATACATTTTCCTGTAA
- a CDS encoding MarR family winged helix-turn-helix transcriptional regulator, whose protein sequence is MNMELFPTKSELEEATRKATGINKTAVLAMISISQAAEEIRTTLGKTLESQYRLSEGKLHILLLLYRQKSGLSPSSLAKKSGVTKATVSVMIGRMKNEGLVSEKENGIDRRGKQIALTESGRIYVDYVLPQYYLRLSQMMKNLTEEEQKILLSLLHKLI, encoded by the coding sequence ATGAACATGGAATTGTTTCCTACGAAAAGCGAATTGGAAGAGGCGACACGTAAAGCGACGGGAATCAATAAAACGGCAGTATTGGCTATGATCAGTATCAGTCAAGCTGCTGAAGAAATACGGACGACACTGGGAAAAACGCTGGAAAGCCAATATCGGCTTTCAGAGGGGAAACTGCACATCCTTTTGCTCCTTTATCGCCAGAAAAGCGGACTGTCTCCTTCTTCGTTGGCAAAAAAGAGCGGAGTGACGAAGGCCACGGTCAGTGTAATGATTGGCCGCATGAAAAATGAAGGGTTAGTAAGCGAAAAAGAAAATGGGATAGACAGAAGAGGGAAGCAAATCGCCTTAACCGAGTCAGGTCGAATTTACGTGGACTATGTACTGCCGCAATATTATTTGCGTTTGTCACAGATGATGAAAAATTTGACGGAAGAAGAACAGAAGATCCTGTTGTCTCTGCTCCATAAGTTAATTTAA
- a CDS encoding proline--tRNA ligase, whose translation MLASKLYSPTLREIPSDAEVVSHQYMLKAGMLRKNGGGIYTFLPLGRRVIRKIEAIVREEMDNTGSQEIMMPIMQPAEIWHESGRWSAYGPEMFKLEDRHHNQYCLGPTHEELITTLVRNELRSYRQMPLILYQMQNKYRDEIRPRFGLMRSREFVMKDAYSFDVDEAGMHKSYELMYDAYMRIFDRCGLQYKPVQADSGQIGGSRTHEFMAFASAGEADVVTCKHCDFAANVEKAVPGTLTTAKEEPQPLEKIATPNCSTIEDLAAFMKIPVEKTIKAVAFVVDEDKIVLCMVRGDHEVNDVVIQHLVGGNTIEPANEDDLKAHGLQPGYMSPINADTPDNEKFFVFVDPTAMNVCNGVTGANEAGYHFTNVDPQRDFKSVQVETIRMITQRDVCPVCGGEIEFAQGIEVGQVFELGTKYSDSLQATFLDQNGKAKPYVMGSYGIGVTRTMAAAIEQYHDDKGIIWPAAIAPYEAVIVPVSTKDEDMVKIAETLYAEIKALGVEVVLDDRNERAGVKFNDADLIGYPVRLTVGKKSAAEGTVELKVRRTGEEKVITIAEAAARTCAVIGDLKSKNM comes from the coding sequence ATGTTAGCTTCAAAATTATACAGTCCGACACTGCGTGAAATCCCGTCAGATGCCGAAGTCGTCAGTCACCAGTATATGCTGAAAGCCGGTATGCTCAGAAAAAACGGCGGCGGTATTTATACGTTCCTGCCCCTTGGGCGTCGCGTCATTCGCAAGATAGAGGCTATTGTCAGAGAAGAAATGGACAATACCGGTTCACAGGAAATCATGATGCCGATCATGCAACCTGCGGAAATCTGGCACGAATCCGGTCGCTGGAGCGCTTACGGACCGGAAATGTTCAAACTTGAAGACCGTCATCATAATCAATACTGCCTCGGTCCTACACACGAGGAACTGATCACGACGTTGGTGCGTAATGAACTTCGTTCCTATAGACAGATGCCGCTTATTCTGTATCAGATGCAGAACAAATACCGCGACGAGATCCGCCCCCGTTTCGGTTTGATGCGGAGCAGGGAGTTCGTCATGAAGGATGCATATTCTTTTGACGTCGATGAAGCAGGAATGCATAAAAGTTACGAATTAATGTACGATGCGTATATGCGCATTTTTGACCGCTGTGGCCTTCAATACAAGCCTGTTCAGGCCGACTCGGGGCAGATCGGCGGCAGCCGTACGCACGAATTTATGGCCTTTGCCTCTGCCGGCGAAGCCGACGTCGTGACCTGCAAACACTGCGATTTTGCAGCAAATGTGGAAAAGGCGGTTCCCGGAACATTGACGACAGCAAAAGAAGAGCCGCAGCCATTGGAAAAGATTGCCACGCCAAACTGTTCGACAATAGAAGATCTGGCCGCATTCATGAAGATCCCCGTCGAAAAAACGATCAAGGCCGTAGCTTTCGTCGTAGATGAAGATAAAATAGTCCTCTGCATGGTACGCGGAGACCATGAAGTGAATGATGTCGTTATTCAGCATCTTGTCGGCGGTAATACGATTGAACCGGCCAATGAAGATGATCTGAAGGCCCACGGCCTGCAGCCGGGATACATGAGTCCCATCAATGCCGACACCCCTGATAATGAAAAATTTTTCGTTTTTGTCGACCCGACAGCGATGAATGTCTGCAACGGCGTAACCGGCGCTAATGAAGCGGGATATCATTTTACCAATGTCGATCCGCAGCGTGACTTTAAATCCGTTCAGGTAGAAACGATCCGCATGATCACGCAACGCGACGTCTGTCCTGTCTGCGGCGGCGAAATCGAATTTGCCCAGGGGATTGAAGTCGGGCAGGTTTTTGAATTAGGTACGAAATATTCGGACTCCTTACAGGCTACCTTCCTCGATCAAAACGGTAAAGCCAAACCATACGTCATGGGAAGTTACGGTATCGGCGTCACCCGTACAATGGCCGCAGCCATTGAACAGTATCATGATGACAAGGGTATTATCTGGCCTGCCGCTATCGCTCCTTATGAAGCCGTTATCGTGCCGGTCAGCACTAAAGACGAAGATATGGTGAAAATTGCCGAAACTTTATATGCTGAAATAAAAGCGCTCGGCGTTGAAGTCGTGCTCGACGATCGAAACGAACGTGCCGGCGTTAAATTTAATGACGCCGATCTCATCGGCTATCCTGTTCGTCTTACGGTCGGTAAGAAGAGTGCCGCTGAAGGCACTGTCGAACTGAAAGTACGGCGAACCGGCGAAGAAAAAGTAATCACCATTGCAGAAGCGGCGGCCAGGACGTGCGCCGTTATCGGCGATCTGAAAAGCAAAAACATGTGA
- the ispG gene encoding flavodoxin-dependent (E)-4-hydroxy-3-methylbut-2-enyl-diphosphate synthase, giving the protein MIRRRKSLPVHVGSVIIGGDAPISVQTMSTVNPVDTDAAVADAKRLAACGAEIIRFAVPNMAAATALKKLTMQLSVPLVADIHFDYRLALAAVESGIAALRINPGNIGSEDNVVAVVEKIKPHGIPIRIGINSGSLPDDILAADGGHPTASGMLEGALRHIRILEKMDYRQIVISLKSSDVPLMIEAYQTLAEKVPYALHLGVTEAGLAQTGTIRSAVGIGTLLYNGIGDTLRVSLTADPAEEIKVGQEILTSLGLRRFGPTLISCPTCGRTQVGLIALAKAVEERLKSISQPIKVAVMGCVVNGPGEAREADFGIAGGQGMGIVFSHGTVLQTVKEADLVDTLFAEINTYIAKES; this is encoded by the coding sequence ATGATAAGGAGAAGAAAATCGCTGCCTGTACATGTCGGCAGTGTGATAATCGGCGGCGACGCGCCGATTTCCGTACAAACCATGTCGACAGTCAATCCTGTCGATACGGACGCCGCCGTTGCCGACGCGAAACGTTTGGCGGCTTGCGGAGCCGAGATCATCCGTTTCGCCGTTCCCAATATGGCGGCGGCAACGGCGCTGAAAAAATTGACAATGCAGCTGTCTGTCCCTCTGGTGGCAGATATTCATTTCGATTATCGCCTGGCCCTGGCAGCCGTGGAAAGCGGAATCGCCGCCTTACGGATAAACCCCGGCAATATCGGCAGTGAAGATAACGTCGTCGCCGTCGTGGAGAAAATAAAGCCCCATGGCATTCCCATTCGGATCGGTATCAATTCCGGTTCGTTGCCTGACGATATTCTGGCTGCCGACGGCGGCCATCCGACAGCATCAGGCATGCTGGAAGGCGCATTGCGCCATATACGCATATTGGAAAAAATGGATTATCGTCAAATAGTCATTTCCTTGAAATCTTCTGACGTACCGTTGATGATTGAAGCCTATCAGACTTTGGCGGAAAAAGTTCCTTATGCCCTGCATCTGGGCGTAACCGAGGCCGGATTGGCCCAAACGGGAACGATCCGTTCGGCCGTCGGCATCGGTACCCTGCTGTACAACGGAATCGGCGATACATTGCGCGTTTCCTTGACCGCCGATCCTGCTGAAGAGATCAAAGTCGGACAGGAAATCTTGACGTCCCTGGGATTGCGCCGTTTCGGTCCGACACTGATTTCCTGTCCAACCTGCGGCAGAACGCAAGTCGGCTTAATCGCCTTGGCAAAGGCCGTGGAAGAAAGGCTGAAAAGCATATCACAACCGATTAAGGTAGCTGTCATGGGCTGCGTTGTCAATGGACCGGGTGAAGCCCGTGAAGCCGATTTCGGCATTGCCGGAGGACAGGGGATGGGGATCGTCTTTTCTCACGGAACCGTTTTGCAGACAGTCAAGGAAGCCGACCTGGTAGATACGCTGTTTGCAGAAATTAATACGTATATAGCAAAGGAGTCATAA
- the rseP gene encoding RIP metalloprotease RseP, which yields MGITIGATIFVFSVIVFVHEFGHFITAKMTGMQVDEFAIGFGPKLFSYQYGPTVYSLRVIPLGGFNRIAGMTEEEALNERSFLNKPILSRLIVIAAGAFMNFVLAVFIIWGLMFAVGTTEVSQEPIVGSVMTDSPAAQNRLQPGDRILSIGSDKITKWADISSAVDKHVHDIIPVVIEREGTRMTVSMIPKTDEQSKRALLGITPTVTRQEHGFFESAGLAVRRTGEICYMMLDGLYRMVTGTAKAELAGPLGVAQLAGQVASLGFVNLLMFTAFLSINLGILNLLPIPMLDGGYLILILLEGIMRRRLPEKALYYIQVVGIAILGSLFVFAMLQDISRF from the coding sequence TTGGGTATAACAATAGGAGCGACCATTTTCGTGTTCAGCGTTATCGTTTTTGTACATGAATTTGGTCATTTTATCACGGCCAAGATGACGGGTATGCAAGTCGATGAATTTGCTATCGGTTTTGGCCCCAAGCTTTTCAGTTATCAATACGGACCGACGGTATATTCTCTGCGCGTTATTCCGTTGGGCGGTTTTAATCGAATCGCCGGCATGACGGAAGAAGAAGCGTTAAACGAACGATCGTTTTTGAACAAGCCTATCTTATCTCGCCTGATCGTCATTGCTGCCGGTGCGTTCATGAACTTTGTCCTGGCTGTTTTTATTATTTGGGGACTGATGTTCGCTGTCGGTACAACGGAGGTTTCGCAGGAGCCGATTGTCGGTTCCGTCATGACCGACTCCCCGGCAGCGCAAAACCGGCTGCAGCCGGGCGATCGAATCCTCTCCATCGGCTCCGACAAGATTACGAAATGGGCAGATATTTCATCGGCCGTAGATAAACATGTCCATGATATTATCCCCGTCGTCATCGAACGGGAGGGAACGAGAATGACCGTTTCCATGATCCCCAAGACCGATGAGCAAAGTAAACGGGCGCTGCTGGGAATTACGCCGACGGTCACGCGACAGGAGCACGGATTTTTCGAGTCTGCCGGACTCGCTGTTCGCCGGACGGGAGAAATCTGCTATATGATGCTTGACGGTTTATATCGCATGGTGACCGGAACGGCAAAGGCTGAATTGGCAGGACCGCTCGGCGTAGCACAATTAGCCGGTCAGGTTGCTTCTTTGGGCTTTGTCAATTTGCTTATGTTCACGGCATTTCTCAGTATCAACTTGGGAATTTTAAATTTACTGCCCATTCCCATGCTTGACGGAGGTTATTTGATCCTGATTCTCCTGGAGGGGATCATGCGGCGGCGGCTGCCCGAAAAGGCCTTGTACTACATTCAGGTTGTCGGCATTGCCATTCTCGGCTCGTTGTTTGTCTTTGCCATGCTTCAGGATATCAGTCGTTTTTAG
- a CDS encoding phosphatidate cytidylyltransferase, giving the protein MLTRLATGFIGGALAIFIIYEGNWLFFLMILLLALLGWHEFDGLARKLKGQIPVKVMSLWLVLYFTAFWFSNTKGTVLLTAFAFTWFMLRMVFRYGRLKPSDSALGCFGLLYVTIGFSAMLAIREGMVGSYLTAAFSEPQLQPGRFLFFLLIFSTWASDTFAFFVGKAKGKTKLCPAISPGKTREGALGGFIGTVAVALFCAAIGHFSLLHGFVIGLIIAVMAPLGDLAESILKRSAAVKDSGSLIPGHGGVLDRFDSLLLAAPAVYAYLILIA; this is encoded by the coding sequence GTGTTAACACGTCTTGCAACGGGATTTATCGGCGGAGCCCTGGCGATTTTTATCATCTATGAAGGTAATTGGCTTTTTTTTCTGATGATTCTGCTTTTGGCCTTATTGGGCTGGCATGAATTTGACGGATTGGCGCGCAAGCTGAAAGGACAAATTCCTGTAAAGGTGATGTCTCTTTGGCTGGTTTTATATTTTACGGCATTTTGGTTCTCCAATACGAAAGGAACCGTATTGCTCACCGCTTTCGCGTTCACCTGGTTTATGCTGCGCATGGTCTTCCGCTATGGCCGGTTGAAGCCTTCTGATTCCGCCTTGGGCTGTTTCGGGCTGCTTTATGTTACAATCGGCTTTTCCGCGATGCTGGCCATTCGTGAAGGCATGGTCGGTTCTTACCTGACCGCAGCGTTTTCGGAACCGCAGCTCCAACCGGGGCGTTTTCTGTTCTTTCTTCTGATCTTCTCTACCTGGGCCAGCGATACCTTTGCTTTCTTCGTCGGCAAAGCGAAGGGGAAGACGAAGCTTTGCCCCGCGATCAGTCCCGGAAAAACCAGGGAGGGGGCCTTGGGCGGTTTTATCGGAACCGTCGCCGTCGCGCTTTTTTGTGCGGCAATCGGCCATTTCTCACTGCTTCACGGCTTTGTCATCGGCCTGATCATTGCCGTCATGGCTCCGTTGGGAGATCTGGCGGAGTCGATCCTGAAGCGAAGCGCTGCCGTCAAAGATTCCGGCTCTCTGATTCCCGGACACGGCGGCGTGCTGGATCGCTTTGACAGTTTACTTCTGGCGGCGCCGGCTGTTTATGCATACTTGATATTGATCGCTTAG
- a CDS encoding isoprenyl transferase has product MIPKIFSKDRKTDGTANLDKANIPRHVAIIMDGNGRWAKRKGLPRSAGHYAGAKTLKRIVLAADELGIKVLSVYAFSTENWKRPQAEVDYIMELMHSYLSQNLLELKENNVRLRFIGDMSRLSDKLRAVFIRSENDMKDNTGLILNVAVNYGGRLEITQAARQLAADVEAGKLCAAAIREEDLAARLYTAPENDVDLLIRPGSDSRVSNFLLWQMAYAEFWFTPLSWPDFTKDTLIDAVLAYQGRERRFGGLK; this is encoded by the coding sequence ATGATTCCGAAGATATTTTCGAAAGATCGCAAGACAGACGGGACAGCGAATCTCGATAAGGCGAATATTCCCAGACATGTCGCTATCATCATGGACGGCAACGGACGCTGGGCGAAACGGAAGGGCTTGCCGCGCAGTGCCGGACACTATGCCGGCGCCAAAACGTTGAAGCGTATCGTCTTGGCCGCCGATGAGCTGGGTATTAAAGTCCTCTCTGTATACGCGTTTTCAACGGAAAATTGGAAACGGCCACAGGCGGAAGTGGACTATATTATGGAGCTCATGCACTCCTATTTAAGTCAAAATCTTCTGGAATTGAAAGAAAACAATGTACGCCTTCGTTTTATTGGAGATATGAGCCGTCTGTCAGATAAACTGCGTGCCGTTTTTATCCGATCCGAAAATGATATGAAGGACAATACGGGCCTGATCCTCAATGTTGCAGTCAATTACGGCGGCAGACTGGAAATCACGCAAGCCGCTCGTCAATTAGCGGCCGACGTAGAAGCCGGTAAGCTGTGCGCAGCTGCAATAAGGGAAGAAGATTTGGCGGCAAGGCTGTATACGGCTCCGGAAAATGACGTCGACCTGTTGATCCGCCCCGGTTCAGACAGCCGCGTCAGCAATTTTTTGTTATGGCAGATGGCTTACGCCGAATTTTGGTTCACACCGCTCAGCTGGCCGGATTTTACCAAGGATACGCTGATCGATGCCGTATTGGCATATCAAGGTCGTGAACGGCGTTTCGGCGGCTTGAAATAA
- the frr gene encoding ribosome recycling factor, which produces MDVKTLLTTHEEKMDKTIEALKRSLASIRTGRASTSLLNRVSVDYYGTATPVNQVANVSAPEPRLITIVPWERNMLGPIERAILKSDLGLNPNNDGTMIRLEIPQLTEERRKELSKKVSKEAEDAKVVIRNIRRDGNDAIKKLEKQKEITEDESKEGQTNIQKLTDKKIKAVDEIKEKKEKEVMEV; this is translated from the coding sequence ATGGACGTCAAAACATTACTGACAACGCATGAAGAAAAAATGGATAAAACGATTGAAGCGTTGAAACGCTCACTGGCTTCGATCCGCACAGGCCGCGCCAGCACATCTCTGTTGAATCGCGTCAGCGTCGATTACTACGGTACGGCAACACCGGTAAACCAGGTCGCCAACGTCTCGGCGCCGGAACCGCGTCTGATCACTATCGTGCCGTGGGAACGGAATATGCTCGGTCCGATCGAACGGGCAATCTTGAAGTCCGATCTCGGCCTGAATCCGAATAACGACGGTACCATGATCCGCTTGGAAATTCCCCAGTTGACGGAAGAACGCCGAAAAGAATTGAGCAAAAAGGTAAGCAAAGAAGCGGAAGATGCCAAAGTGGTTATCCGCAATATCCGCCGCGACGGCAACGATGCCATCAAAAAGCTGGAAAAGCAAAAGGAAATTACGGAAGATGAAAGCAAGGAAGGTCAGACGAACATCCAGAAGCTGACAGATAAGAAAATCAAGGCCGTCGACGAAATTAAGGAAAAGAAAGAAAAAGAAGTTATGGAAGTATGA
- the pyrH gene encoding UMP kinase, producing the protein MKREFKRIVLKLSGEALAGTQGYGIDPMTVETIADDIVAVTKQGIQVAIVVGGGNIWRGLSGSAKGMDRVSADYMGMLATVMNSLALQDALEKKGVATRVQTAINMQQVAEPYIRRRAIRHMEKGRVVIFGAGTGNPYFSTDTTAALRAAEIEADAILMAKKFVDGVYDSDPKVNPDAKKFSHLSYLEVIKRELGVMDATATTLCMTNDIPILVFSIDIPGNIVNAARGKEIGTLVDKED; encoded by the coding sequence ATGAAAAGAGAATTTAAACGAATCGTCTTAAAGTTGAGCGGAGAAGCGCTGGCAGGGACACAAGGCTACGGCATTGACCCGATGACGGTCGAAACGATTGCCGATGATATTGTCGCTGTCACCAAACAGGGCATCCAGGTGGCGATCGTCGTCGGCGGCGGCAATATTTGGCGCGGTCTTTCCGGCAGCGCCAAAGGAATGGATCGGGTGTCCGCCGATTATATGGGTATGTTGGCTACGGTAATGAACTCATTGGCCCTGCAGGATGCATTGGAAAAAAAAGGCGTAGCTACACGCGTCCAGACAGCGATCAATATGCAACAGGTAGCTGAACCGTACATCCGTCGCCGTGCCATTCGTCATATGGAAAAAGGGCGCGTCGTTATTTTCGGCGCCGGTACGGGCAATCCTTATTTTTCGACAGATACGACAGCGGCTCTTCGCGCTGCGGAAATTGAAGCCGATGCCATCTTAATGGCAAAAAAATTCGTTGACGGCGTTTACGACAGTGATCCGAAAGTAAATCCAGACGCTAAGAAGTTTTCTCATCTTTCGTATTTGGAAGTAATCAAGCGCGAATTGGGGGTTATGGATGCTACGGCCACAACGTTGTGCATGACTAATGATATCCCTATCCTCGTTTTCAGCATCGACATTCCGGGGAATATTGTCAATGCGGCGAGAGGCAAAGAAATCGGCACCTTAGTCGACAAAGAAGACTAA